The Kribbella shirazensis genomic interval CGTGACGTCAACGTGTAGCGGCTCACCCGTCTGCGTATGCCCATCGATTTCTGTGTCGATCGCATGTTGCAGCAGTGTTAGCTCGCCGTCGACCTCTTCGATGTCGGCGCCTCCGTCGAGAAGTTCGCGGAGCCGCGGCAAGTCTTCCATTTCGACTGCCAAGTGCGCGGGTGTCACGTGGTCCTCCTAATTACCCGTTGTCACGTTCACGACCACGTCCGGAAACGCAGCCCTGAACACTGAGATCACAGAATTGCACGACGAGCACACCGTCAACTCAGAGTGAAGGTTAATTGTGCCCCTTACGCTTGATGACGACGGACCTAGATTGTTGGCAGTCTGGTTCAGGATCTTGAGCTCGGTATCTGTGAATCTGTTGTTGGTGGCACCCGACGCCGTCGGTATGAACCTCTGCGGATTCCCTAGGCTGCTATAGCCGCAACGGAATCAAGACCCCTGCCGCCAATCGACCACCGCACCCCGTCCCCCGAACGATCATCCGACCGAACAACTGGCGGCTGCAGTCGGATTCGTCACCGTCAGGCCACGTATGGGCGGCCGTTGCTGTTCCACTTGATGACGGCGGTGTAGGCCTGGCGTTTCTTCGAGTCCTTGACGCCGTCGTGGTTCGCGTCGACGTACGCGTGGAACGCGATCCGCGTGGTCTTGCCGACGTTGATGACGGTGGCGCCGCCGGGGCCGCAGAGGCGGGTCGACTTCGTGGTCATCAGGGTCTTGACGCGGGTGAAGCGGCCACCCCAGAAGGTCTCGGCGGACCAGACGTCGGTGTTGTAGGAGCAGTTGGTGTAGTCGCCGCGGGAGGTGAACATCCACACCTTGCCGCCGTGCGCGATCACTGACGGTCCTTCGATCCTCGTGGAGCTGACGATCTTCGCGATGCTCTTGCCGACCACCCGCGTCCCGGTCTGACTGTCCATCTGGACCGCCCTGATCTGGAACCCGGACTGGTTGCGGTAATTGCTCTTGTAGATCATGTACCGCTTGCCGTCCTTGGCCCGGTACGCCGCCGGGTCGATCGCCTCGTACCCACGGGAGACCCACGGCGAGCAGACGACCGCCTTCGAGCCGGGCGTATACGTCCCCGAGGGCTTGCGGGAGGTCGCGACGCCGATGCAGTGCACGTTGCGGGACTCGGACTGACCGGTGAAGTACATGACGTACA includes:
- a CDS encoding deaminase domain-containing protein — its product is MPTASGATNNRFTDTELKILNQTANNLGPSSSSVRGTINLHSELTVCSSCNSVISVFRAAFPDVVVNVTTGN
- a CDS encoding family 43 glycosylhydrolase codes for the protein MRRAVIALLVAGLAATGLVVVKPGSAARADVAVTAQAVATPSSVRRVGTQDFADPAYARFGSRYYLFRTGTGYGARWTASGGWSAIHRSMARIPAWVDETKPLLWAPEVFQSSDSRGPLYVMYFTGQSESRNVHCIGVATSRKPSGTYTPGSKAVVCSPWVSRGYEAIDPAAYRAKDGKRYMIYKSNYRNQSGFQIRAVQMDSQTGTRVVGKSIAKIVSSTRIEGPSVIAHGGKVWMFTSRGDYTNCSYNTDVWSAETFWGGRFTRVKTLMTTKSTRLCGPGGATVINVGKTTRIAFHAYVDANHDGVKDSKKRQAYTAVIKWNSNGRPYVA